The following coding sequences are from one Vicinamibacterales bacterium window:
- the gatC gene encoding Asp-tRNA(Asn)/Glu-tRNA(Gln) amidotransferase subunit GatC produces MADALSQADVERIAALARLALTEDEKILYARQLTRILEFARQIADLDTRDIPPTASVLEQESLERADCERPSLPRNDALANAPDAAAGLFRVPRVLGDGA; encoded by the coding sequence ATGGCTGACGCGCTGTCCCAGGCTGACGTCGAACGCATCGCGGCGCTCGCACGGCTGGCTCTGACCGAAGACGAGAAGATCCTCTACGCGAGGCAACTGACGCGCATCCTCGAGTTCGCCCGCCAGATCGCGGACCTCGATACCCGGGACATCCCACCCACGGCATCCGTGCTCGAACAGGAATCGCTCGAACGCGCCGACTGCGAGCGCCCGTCACTGCCACGCAACGACGCGCTCGCCAATGCCCCGGATGCCGCCGCGGGGCTGTTCCGCGTCCCGCGTGTTCTCGGAGACGGCGCATGA